AGCCGTTCACGCAGCCTAATCCCGATTGCCGTCTTGGCCGGGCTGGTTGTGAGGCCACGGTTGGCATAGGTAAGCGCACCGATCAGAAGATCGGCGATCTGCAACAATTCACTTTCATGGCTGCGAACCTGCTGAACACGCTGGATAGCTTGTCGGTCGAAGTCGTAAAGGCTGTTGGCCAACACCTCATGCAGCTTACGGGTTTTCGGCCCGCCGCGCGTGTCCTTCACGTCGAGATAGATTCGATAGCGATGCGGCGCCGTGAAGATCGGACGCAGCATCGTGAAATACATTTTGTAATACCAATCGTCGTGCGACTGGTCGAAGCGGGCGTGGTTGAGCCGTGCCTTGTCGGGCACTATGAGTCCGCGGAAGCGCAGGCGATCCTCTGCGAGGAAAAGGTTAATCAACGCGAGGTAGAAATCAACCTTGGCTGGCGAGACTTTCGTCCATTTCGCCTCGAAATTATG
The sequence above is a segment of the Oceanibaculum indicum P24 genome. Coding sequences within it:
- a CDS encoding DUF3800 domain-containing protein, which codes for MTEPRLFNVYCDESCHLEHDGVPVMAWGAVYCPADASRAISEAVRTLKAEHGLAHNFEAKWTKVSPAKVDFYLALINLFLAEDRLRFRGLIVPDKARLNHARFDQSHDDWYYKMYFTMLRPIFTAPHRYRIYLDVKDTRGGPKTRKLHEVLANSLYDFDRQAIQRVQQVRSHESELLQIADLLIGALTYANRGLTTSPAKTAIGIRLRERLGQNVLIRTSTFTETKFNVLVWRAREAAE